A window of Candidatus Xiphinematobacter sp. Idaho Grape contains these coding sequences:
- the prfA gene encoding peptide chain release factor 1 has product MDLSQLIEKKISRLTELEHELGKSGFFSNVAYARQILREHACTKHLVKTWKALLDTRRRIAEDREFADGTDREIAELALAEIAVLESDKEYLEREVRIGLLPPAVGEGRDAIIEIRAGTGGLEATLFAADLYRMYCRYSEANELKTETMDVSESELGGLKEVTFKMSGEVVFRRLRYESGVHRVQRVPATETQGRIHTSTATVAVLPEAQEIDIDIFPQDLRIEVCRAGGPGGQGVNTTDSAVQVLHVPTGKIVRCQDGRSQQQNKERALQILRSRLLEEKRREEEKKYSAHRKNLIGSGGRGEKIRTYNFPQNRVTDHRIGLTLYSLDRFIEGEIHELIEALQNRDLEERVKQSFGPILHHN; this is encoded by the coding sequence ATGGATCTTTCCCAGCTAATTGAAAAAAAAATCTCCCGACTTACTGAATTGGAACATGAATTGGGAAAGTCGGGATTTTTCAGTAATGTTGCCTACGCACGTCAGATTTTGCGTGAACACGCCTGCACTAAGCATCTTGTAAAGACCTGGAAAGCCTTGCTGGATACCCGCAGGCGCATTGCAGAAGATCGGGAATTTGCGGATGGCACTGATCGAGAAATAGCTGAACTAGCGCTTGCTGAAATTGCTGTATTAGAATCCGACAAGGAATACCTCGAACGGGAAGTCCGGATCGGTCTTCTTCCACCAGCTGTTGGTGAAGGCCGTGACGCCATCATAGAGATCCGTGCTGGAACCGGCGGGTTAGAGGCTACTCTTTTCGCTGCCGACCTATACCGTATGTACTGTCGATACTCTGAAGCCAATGAGCTAAAGACAGAAACTATGGACGTCAGCGAGAGCGAACTAGGTGGCCTCAAGGAGGTTACCTTTAAAATGTCAGGTGAGGTAGTCTTTCGCCGATTGCGCTATGAAAGTGGGGTTCATCGTGTGCAGCGTGTGCCTGCCACTGAAACCCAAGGACGCATCCACACTTCCACAGCGACAGTAGCAGTACTTCCAGAGGCACAAGAAATCGACATTGATATTTTCCCTCAAGACCTACGCATTGAGGTCTGCCGGGCAGGCGGTCCTGGAGGACAAGGTGTGAACACCACCGATTCTGCCGTCCAAGTACTCCACGTCCCTACCGGAAAAATTGTCCGCTGTCAAGATGGCCGCAGCCAACAACAGAATAAGGAACGAGCACTCCAAATTCTCCGTAGCCGCCTCCTGGAAGAAAAGCGGCGAGAAGAGGAAAAAAAGTACTCCGCCCATCGTAAAAACCTCATTGGTAGTGGAGGTCGTGGGGAAAAAATACGCACTTATAACTTTCCTCAAAATCGCGTCACTGACCATCGCATCGGCCTCACTCTCTATAGTCTCGACCGCTTTATCGAAGGGGAAATTCATGAGCTTATTGAAGCACTCCAGAATCGAGACCTTGAGGAAAGAGTTAAGCAGAGCTTTGGACCAATTCTTCACCACAATTAG
- the rpmE gene encoding 50S ribosomal protein L31, giving the protein MKKDTHPGYEMTEISCACGAVYRTRSTRRNVKVGICAACHPLFTGEQRFVDTAGRVERFARRYGSLHTSRPARPKRVSA; this is encoded by the coding sequence ATGAAGAAAGATACTCACCCTGGATATGAAATGACAGAAATTTCCTGCGCCTGTGGAGCAGTGTATCGCACCCGCTCCACCAGGAGGAATGTTAAAGTTGGGATCTGTGCTGCATGTCACCCACTCTTTACCGGAGAACAGAGGTTTGTAGACACCGCGGGGCGTGTGGAAAGATTTGCTCGCCGTTATGGCAGCCTGCACACTTCTCGCCCTGCTAGACCTAAGAGGGTTTCGGCTTAG